The Plutella xylostella chromosome 11, ilPluXylo3.1, whole genome shotgun sequence genome contains the following window.
AAATTGATCGGACTATGGCGCTTACCATTAGACACtttaaatctcgaaatttgcACAACAAAACTGCCCAAACCGCTCTTAACATAAAGTATTTCAAATCCATTTTGTCACATATTACACTAATATTTTGTTGTGCCTGTAGAGCGAGGGCCGCTGATTGGACTATGGCGCTTACCATTAGACACTATTAATCTCGAAATTCGCACACTAAAACTGCGCAAATCACTGTCAAAATGcacttttttttgcaaattCATGTCCACACACATTGCACTCCTATGTTTTCTGGTGGTTGTGCGTGCGGCGCACGTGCGTGTAGAGCGAGGGCCGCTGCTTGAACGTGTCGCCGCACACAGCGCACATGAACAAGCGCGCCGACGAGTGCGTCAGCTGGTGGCTCTTGAGGGTCGCTGATGTCTGCGGATGGATGTGAaatgtgttaaaataaattatttattttatttttatttaatttaataaataaataaataattttaggtaagaaaaatatatgcaaGTTATTCGTCTGAAGGATTGATTACAAAACTATGGTTACTGACGTAGTCATACAATTGGATAAAGAACAGAAGCTCAGTTCGATTCTGGTCGCTGCCGCTGCAGATATTTGTGTTACAGTGATATTTGCTCAAAGAGTGAAATAAGAATATTGGCGGTATAAACAGCAATGGGCAAGGTATATACCCAATGTTTATAGAATCGATCTTAATAATATGATGgcaaaactatattttttacagcaCCACCGGtgttaaatgaaaataagCTGAGAATTCACAACGACAGGTTTCACGTTCACACATGACACTTACAAAGAACTTCTTCCCGCAATCCGCGCACGCGTGGTCGCGGCGCCGCTCCAGCCCGTGGTACAGCTGCATGTGGTTTTTGAGCTTCCACTTCGTCATCAGCAGCTGAGAATTTATAACGACGGGTTTCACGTTTCATATAGTGGCATAATGATATCTTAAGTGGCCTATTTCCATGTTAAATACGTATGTTTTACGTTTTTGACTAAGGTCTGGAACTTAACAATGATGATGGCATaagtaaatagttattttCTTAAGGTTGAGTTGTCTACTACAGTGTAAAAAGGTAAGCTGAAAGGGAGTGAATAAGGGGATCATTCTTTTGTTACACAACATTtgaaaatacacaaaaaaaatcttactgtttcatataaactttgttgatttaattatACTATAGGGAGTTTTTaaccaatttaaaaaaatatgataaaataatgaatactgccagtttctataactttatctatctataactggtagttactttcatacgattttgacagattatAACTTTTccttatgtcaaaatcgtatgaaagtaactaccagttatcattgacttatatattactagcgtaaggacaggcccaaccgctctagaaaatgacaccctcgcgttggccctaaaacctcataaatctgtcataatttgtatgaatttagggccagcgcgcgggtgccattttcttttgacaaaacattctgacgggcgtatccttccttttgaaatcattgccaGTTATGGATAGGCAGTTAGTCACTCTCTCTTGGATTTTTATacaacttttgcaacacccatAGCTACAGTGACATCTAGCGGGAGATCCAAGAAACGTCTCCACTCACCGTATCGCACACTTGACATTTGAATTTGGACAGCTTGAGATGGAAGAACTCGAAGTGTGTCTTGAGGTAGACCTTGGTGGCAAACTTCTTGTCACACTCCGAACATTGGTACCTGTGAagaaaaataatcattattagaAAACAATACAATTATTGTCATGTCATCTACTGTACTTTAGCAGTAAAAGGtaattcatattcattttaatGAGGTAAAAAGGTTTTTTGCATACATGGTTGGAAGAGGCGAACGATCGTTCGGTCTGTATGGAAACCTATAGCTACTTATAACGGCTAATAACTTCTAAACGGCTAATCTAATCCGATTTTGATGGATAGATTCCTGATTAAATCCTCTTTCTAACGATCCAGATCCGATCCATCCGTTTGGGATCTACAAAGCTTCAAAGAACCCCAATTTTATTTCCAAAATTACTCACGTATCTTTCACATGCTGCGCAGAAGTAATTAAATGCCTTCGATACACATATATGTTTTTAAACTGCTGGCGACACGGCGCGCAGTAGCTGAGCGACCGGTCGCCGTGCCGCGCGACGTGCACTTGCAGAAAATGGCTAATAACTTctaaacggctgaaccgatatttACGAAAATTAGATTGCCAGATTCTAGATGAAATCCTCTTTTACACAGTatgaataaaatcaaaatccatCCATCCGTTTCAGAGCTTCAAAGCCTCAAAGACCCAACAcatttttcacaaaaacttaCGTATCCTTAACGTGCTGCGCGCTCGTGACTAAATGTCTTctatacacataaatattCTTAAACTGTTGGCGACACGGCGCGCAGTAGCTGAGCGACCGGTCGCCGTGGCGCGCGACATGAGCCTGCAGTCGGGCGGCGGAGCGGAACGTGCGGCGGCAAGTCGCACAAGTGAAGGGGGTTGAGCGCGCGTGGATGCGTCTGTGGGAGTAGGAAGGtagattcaaatattaatgaatggtgtagtggtgaccctgactgctatgccgaaggtcccggttTCGATTCCCGGCGAGACGATGGAAAAAGTCCTGAAGTGCCATCATATCCCCGTTTTGTGaaacttgaaatgtttttatttttataaaattactgacGCATAGGAAAAATCTGAGATTTTTTTAGGATGATACGGAGGGTTATTCCTATcatcagaaaaattatgagcTTTGTTCAATTTTTTCAGACATAGCCTATTATGTCTTCAACTTAAAATATCAAcaaaaaaacgcaaaatactCCTCCCAAATAGATTCACTGACTCAGCATGACATGAAGCTTGAATAGATAAATACATGAAGTTGAATTATTgaaacattaactattattttattcttatcttcactattaaaataatattaattaggttTTGGCAGGACAAAATCTAAGATTtatctaatatttattatattagcaACAtcatgacgaccgaatggcgtagtggttagtgaccctgactactgagccgatggtcccgggttcgattcccggctggggcagatatttggatgtgcccgtaaaatggcaataggcccgccccctattacattgggactaacataacactctggcgaaaagtgggtgcagcaatgcacctctacctaccccgcaagggtgTACTAatcaaggcgtgagtgcgtgtgtgtgtgtagcaACATCATAGGTATCTTACCGCAAGTGAGCTCTTAAAACATCCTTTCCTTTAAATTTATCTCCGCACTCATTACATATGACTAGATGTTGCGTCTGCATGTGCTGAGATAGATCTTCAAGTGACCtgaaaacatttattcaaGTGTGAAAAGTGACGATATGGTTTTACAttggaatttatttatttatttatcaaatatggaacaccagcagtttacacaacacacactgATAACTTATTCATTATTACAAATTTCGTTGCGAAAACCATTGTATATTGTTACTACATAGAACAAAGTCCTGACTTCTAGTGCCAGGCTAGGTTGGTTTAAGCTCCGAAGGCCCCGTATACGATTCCTGAACAGGGAAGATATTATTAGCGTTTCGCACAGATTTTTTGTTCTGCATTTTGAAATTTGCCcctcaaaataaattaataagcgAATACTACCGCAGAATGGGTATGGGTACAAATGGACTTCTGTTTATTCCGCAAGGGAGCATACTAATACGAGAATGATTTTGACTCTGAAGgcccaaaaatattttttgcaactttaaactataaattttgccaTATTTATAGAAACACCcgtcaaattttaaacaaagaatttaaggGTTTAACAGCACTAAAATTAGAATTCATGCCTttagaatcgacatcattgatGTAAATAAATCACACAAAATGTAAACTTACTTGCAAACCTCTGTGCACTCTCGACAATGTATACTTTCACACGAGTCATCTTTATGTTTCTCCTTACAATGCGAAATGGCAAACGACAAGTTCACAGTTTCATATTTACACAATTTACACGTGTAATATGTGTAGTGCTTGTTTTTGTGACGGTCCATCGTTTCGACATTCGTAAATCTTATCTGACACACAGGGCATACTATGCTACCGTTTTTCTGAAATAGATAAATGGTGTTTTAAACAATACAAAGTTATGAAGGAAAATGGTTTTTAAAACGTGTAGATTTGATGATTAATTCTGTAAATACCTTATGATGTTTCTTTAAGATATGTTCGtcaaatgtttctttcttattGAATCCTAAAACGCATGTATCACATTTCATAGCGATTCTTCTATAGTTT
Protein-coding sequences here:
- the LOC119693333 gene encoding zinc finger protein 510; this encodes MIIFLHRYQCSECDKKFATKVYLKTHFEFFHLKLSKFKCQVCDTLLMTKWKLKNHMQLYHGLERRRDHACADCGKKFFTSATLKSHQLTHSSARLFMCAVCGDTFKQRPSLYTHVRRTHNHQKT